One window from the genome of Cryptococcus tetragattii IND107 chromosome 2, whole genome shotgun sequence encodes:
- a CDS encoding anthranilate phosphoribosyltransferase, producing MSATEYTPDTFKVILKKLVQSPEEFTAEDCAECFRHLCVQGASEAQAGAFLTALTLSGLDASPDIVAACASVLRQYAISVDGLASASQAKDLAHGMWDYRDSDKEGDGYTGLVDIVGTGGDGWDTYNVSTTAAVVVAGAGVRVAKHGSKAATSTSGSADLLLSLDCRLAFPVSEVHGFLDHSPFLFLFAAHYHPSLAHIAQIRRHLNFRTIFNILGPLINPSRPQRMVLGVAKKELGDTFAEVLRLLNVERALVVCGKEGLDEISCAGETWTWWLENGKITTGSIHPTKDFGLPTHPLSAVRGSTPELNALTFTSILQSSAPPSHLSSPPSPDSPSYAAILDYVLLNAAALLYVSGKASSYREGVELARESIESGGAWAAFEGFRDASKKAMGEYVDVKAVEDDGGVAAKNGAVKAWLTIKRSKGDTPRADRGE from the exons ATGTCGGCCACTGAATATACCCCGGACACATTCAAAGTCATCCTCAAAAAGCTTGTCCAATCTCCTGAAGAGTTTACCGCAGAGGACTGTGCTGAGTGCTTCAGACATCTTTGCGTTCAAGGTGCTAGCGAGGCCCAG GCCGGTGCTTTCCTTACTGCTCTTACTCTTTCAGGCCTTGACGCCTCTCCCGACATCGTTGCCGCCTGTGCCTCCGTCCTCCGGCAATATGCCATCTCCGTCGACGGCCTCGCCTCTGCCTCTCAAGCTAAAGATTTAGCTCATGGCATGTGGGATTACCGGGATTCCGACAAAGAGGGTGATGGCTACACCGGTCTTGTGGACATTGTTGGGACGGGTGGCGATGGGTGGGATACGTATAATGTGTCTACGACAGCTGCTGTCGTCGTTGCAGGTGCTGGTGTGCGAGTGGCCAAG CATGGATCCAAGGCCGCTACCTCCACTTCTGGTTCTGccgatcttcttctctccctcgaCTGCCGACTCGCCTTCCCCGTCTCTGAAGTCCATGGTTTCCTCGaccattctcctttcctcttcctctttgccGCGCACTATCACCCTTCCCTCGCACACATTGCACAGATACGACGACATCTTAATTTCCGAACGATCTTCAACATTCTCGGCCCCTTGATTAACCCCTCGAGACCGCAGCGTATGGTTTTGGGTGTGGCTAAAAAGGAGCTGGGAGATACCTTTGCAGAGGTTTTGAGATTGTTGAATGTGGAGAGGGCATTGGTCGTTTGCGGGAAAGAGGGTTTGGATGAAATTAGCTGTGCTGGAGAGACCTGG ACTTGGTGGTTAGAAAACGGCAAGATTACTACAGGTTCTATCCACCCGACAAAAGACTTTGGTCTCCCCACCCACCCTCTTTCCGCTGTACGCGGCTCCACCCCCGAACTCAACGCACTCACTTTcacttccatcctccagTCGTccgctcctccttcccacctCTCATCCCCCCCGTCTCCCGACTCCCCGTCATACGCGGCCATTTTGGATTACGTCCTTCTCAACGCCGCTGCGCTCTTGTACGTCTCCGGTaaagcttcttcttatAGAGAAGGTGTCGAACTGGCGCGAGAGAGTATTGAGAGTGGTGGTGCCTGGGCGGCGTTTGAAGGGTTTAGGGACGCCAGTAAAAAGGCGATGGGTGAGTATGTGGATGTGAAGGCTgtagaggatgatggaggtgtGGCGGCGAAGAATGGAGCGGTGAAGGCTTGGTTGACCATCAAGAGGTCAAAGGGTGATACCCCCAGAGCGGACAGGGGTGAATAA